The proteins below are encoded in one region of Syntrophotalea carbinolica DSM 2380:
- the glgP gene encoding alpha-glucan family phosphorylase: MSDWKKFLPEQRIAYFSMEIGLTSEIPTYSGGLGVLAGDTIKSAADLKIPLVAVTLLSRKGYFSQSIDDQGRQQESPNQWHPENLLECLPIKTLITIEERDVKIQAWLYRVTSPSRGQVPVLFLDTDIPGNAAEDRRITDHLYGGDQAYRFKQEIVLGIGGARILNQLGFNIRKYHMNEGHASLLTLELLTHGRRPLEETWDERNSWNTQEVTNKCVFTTHTPVRAGHDQFPYDLVERILDHEIPLDLLKDLGGQEHLNMTLLAMNLSQYVNGVAKKHGEVSQAMFPGFHIHAITNGIHPFTWTSPYFVNLYNRYLPSWATEPELLVRVDSIPDDEIWDTHCGAKAYLFQYIAETCGVELDPDILTIGFARRVATYKRGDLIFSDMDRLLSLGEGKLQMVFGGKAHPHDEPGKELIHRMMQNIRQYGDRIRMVYLPNYNMDVASRLIPGVDLWLNTPMRPLEASGTSGMKAAINGVPNFSVLDGWWIEGHIEGVTGWSIGPAPNGNSISQNHMDEDVEDLYAKLENTIIPLYYQDRSGWIRIMKNAIGKNAYYFNTHVMMRRYVTEAYCH, translated from the coding sequence ATGAGTGACTGGAAAAAATTTCTCCCGGAACAACGCATCGCCTATTTCTCCATGGAAATAGGCCTTACCTCCGAGATCCCTACCTACAGCGGGGGGCTCGGTGTGCTTGCTGGCGACACCATTAAAAGCGCGGCGGACTTAAAAATACCCCTTGTAGCGGTCACCCTACTGAGCCGCAAGGGGTATTTTTCTCAATCCATCGACGATCAGGGCCGGCAGCAGGAAAGTCCCAACCAGTGGCATCCGGAAAATCTGCTCGAGTGCCTTCCCATAAAAACGCTGATCACCATCGAAGAACGCGATGTCAAGATACAAGCCTGGCTTTATCGGGTGACCAGCCCGTCGCGCGGGCAGGTTCCGGTTCTGTTTCTCGACACTGACATCCCCGGCAACGCCGCTGAAGACCGGCGGATAACGGATCATCTCTACGGCGGCGATCAGGCCTATCGCTTCAAACAGGAAATCGTTCTCGGCATCGGGGGCGCCCGCATCCTTAACCAGCTCGGCTTCAACATCCGCAAATATCACATGAACGAGGGCCACGCCAGCCTGCTGACCCTGGAGCTGCTTACCCATGGTCGCCGCCCCCTCGAAGAAACCTGGGATGAACGAAACTCCTGGAACACTCAGGAGGTCACGAACAAGTGCGTCTTCACTACACACACCCCGGTACGGGCCGGCCACGACCAGTTTCCCTACGATCTGGTCGAGCGCATCCTGGATCACGAAATCCCCCTTGATTTGCTCAAGGATCTTGGAGGACAGGAGCACCTGAATATGACTCTGCTGGCCATGAATCTCAGCCAGTATGTCAACGGCGTGGCCAAAAAACACGGGGAAGTTTCCCAGGCCATGTTCCCCGGCTTTCATATTCATGCCATCACCAACGGCATCCATCCCTTCACCTGGACCTCGCCCTACTTTGTCAACCTTTACAACCGCTATCTGCCCAGCTGGGCAACCGAACCGGAGCTTCTGGTACGGGTCGACAGTATCCCCGACGACGAAATCTGGGATACCCACTGCGGTGCGAAGGCTTATCTTTTTCAATATATTGCCGAGACCTGCGGTGTCGAACTCGATCCGGACATTCTGACTATCGGGTTTGCCAGACGTGTCGCGACCTATAAGCGCGGAGATCTGATATTCAGCGACATGGACCGCCTGCTGAGCCTGGGAGAAGGAAAACTGCAAATGGTTTTCGGCGGCAAAGCCCACCCCCATGACGAACCGGGCAAGGAACTCATCCACCGCATGATGCAGAACATCCGTCAGTACGGGGATCGTATCCGCATGGTCTACCTGCCTAATTACAACATGGATGTGGCTTCGCGCCTGATACCGGGCGTCGACTTGTGGCTCAATACGCCCATGCGCCCGCTGGAAGCTTCCGGAACCAGCGGCATGAAGGCAGCGATCAACGGTGTGCCCAACTTCAGCGTACTGGACGGTTGGTGGATCGAAGGTCATATCGAAGGCGTCACCGGATGGTCCATCGGCCCTGCACCCAACGGAAACTCCATTTCCCAGAACCATATGGACGAGGATGTCGAAGACCTTTATGCCAAGCTGGAAAATACCATCATACCGCTGTACTACCAGGACCGTTCCGGCTGGATACGCATCATGAAAAACGCCATCGGTAAAAATGCGTACTATTTCAACACCCATGTCATGATGCGCCGTTACGTCACCGAAGCGTACTGCCATTAA
- the metF gene encoding methylenetetrahydrofolate reductase [NAD(P)H]: MHIQDIFDRYETTFSFEFFPPKTDKAAERLYETIRQLESLHPHFTSVTYGAGGSTRERTHDLVMRIHESSSLDPIPHLTCVSSPEQEIHQILKRYAEAGISNILALAGDPPPDMPHYDRSQDAFPHAADLVRFIRKFNDEGLHPDKRGFGIGVAGFPEGHPTTPNRLLEMDYLKAKVDEGADYICTQLFFDNRDFYDFRERCELAGISIPIIAGIMPIASVEGMKRMAELAAGARFPAPLLRAVDRCQDDPESVRRIGIHWATEQCRDLLDNEVRGIHFYTLNNSDATRQIFQCLGLQNHK, from the coding sequence ATGCATATTCAAGATATTTTCGACCGCTACGAAACGACCTTTTCTTTCGAATTCTTCCCCCCGAAAACCGACAAAGCGGCTGAGCGTCTCTACGAAACCATTCGCCAGCTTGAATCGCTGCATCCGCATTTCACCTCGGTTACCTACGGAGCCGGCGGTTCGACCCGTGAACGCACCCATGATCTGGTCATGCGTATTCACGAAAGCAGCTCCCTCGACCCTATCCCGCACCTGACCTGTGTCTCCAGCCCCGAGCAGGAGATTCATCAGATTCTGAAGCGCTACGCCGAAGCCGGTATCAGCAATATCCTGGCACTGGCCGGCGATCCACCGCCCGACATGCCGCATTACGACCGCTCGCAGGACGCTTTTCCCCACGCTGCCGATCTGGTACGCTTTATCCGCAAATTCAACGACGAGGGGCTGCATCCCGACAAGCGCGGTTTCGGCATCGGTGTGGCCGGTTTTCCCGAGGGACATCCGACCACCCCCAATCGCCTGCTGGAGATGGATTACCTTAAAGCCAAGGTCGACGAAGGGGCCGACTATATCTGCACCCAGCTGTTTTTCGACAACCGCGACTTCTACGATTTTCGCGAACGCTGCGAACTGGCCGGTATCAGCATCCCTATCATCGCCGGCATCATGCCCATCGCCTCAGTTGAAGGCATGAAACGCATGGCGGAGCTGGCAGCCGGGGCACGCTTTCCCGCCCCGTTGCTGCGCGCTGTGGACCGCTGCCAAGACGATCCCGAATCGGTACGCCGCATCGGCATCCACTGGGCCACGGAACAATGCCGCGATCTGCTCGACAACGAGGTACGCGGCATCCACTTCTACACCCTCAACAATTCCGACGCCACCCGCCAGATCTTTCAATGTCTTGGGCTGCAGAACCATAAATAG
- the lexA gene encoding transcriptional repressor LexA has translation MSPLTPKQKQVFDYIARHIGEQGFAPSQQEIARAFGFRSLGTVRNYLVRLEREGLLERNWNARRGLQLRTASERGMKLPLAGTVAAGKPIEAIEIPDVIEVPPTMVGSGEHFVLRVAGDSMIGDGIIDGDYVVVRKQATAEHGQTVVALLDNEATVKRLHRRNDRIELHPANPSMQPIVVTDPDNFRIEGVVVGVIRHYRSA, from the coding sequence ATGAGTCCCCTTACTCCCAAACAAAAACAGGTTTTCGATTACATCGCCCGGCATATCGGCGAGCAGGGGTTCGCTCCTTCCCAGCAGGAAATCGCGCGGGCATTCGGGTTCCGTTCCCTGGGCACGGTACGGAACTATCTGGTGCGCCTGGAACGCGAAGGACTGCTGGAACGCAACTGGAACGCCCGCCGCGGATTGCAGCTACGCACAGCTTCGGAACGCGGCATGAAGCTCCCCCTGGCCGGAACGGTTGCAGCCGGCAAACCTATCGAGGCGATCGAAATACCCGATGTCATTGAAGTACCGCCAACCATGGTCGGTTCCGGCGAGCATTTCGTATTGCGCGTGGCCGGCGATTCCATGATCGGCGACGGCATCATTGACGGCGACTACGTGGTGGTGCGCAAACAAGCCACAGCCGAGCACGGCCAGACCGTCGTCGCCCTGCTTGACAACGAGGCAACGGTCAAGCGCCTGCATCGGCGCAATGACCGGATCGAACTGCACCCGGCAAATCCCTCCATGCAACCCATCGTCGTCACCGATCCGGATAACTTCCGCATCGAAGGGGTGGTGGTCGGTGTGATCCGGCATTACCGATCGGCATAA
- a CDS encoding ABC transporter ATP-binding protein, whose translation MSIQLNNITKNFGGRTVLNDLGLKIKNGEFHVILGPSGEGKSSLLAIIAGLLKPDRGEIWIGDRQINSFPPRKRPVGFVFQDFALFPHLTVFDNVAYGLRAAGLKSSCIKERVNRHLHLVGMSDHRSKYPVTLSGGEKQRVALARALAIEPEVLLLDEPLSHLDVSLKEQLTDELKCIQRESGVTTLYVTHDKMEAMTLANRVSVLHRGRIEQVEEPDKVFYQPKTPFVASFVGSKNILNVRLVDLKESTATFDIVHPELRERLQIDVKRYPVFTRKKELSLCLHPEKIKLCREVRPANCFAGQVVKVDSRGAFFEVTVDVSGLLLTASIPKAGSMELTGDIQVCFSPDAFHPLCGRCHSLPEYLRDFECIKHVEA comes from the coding sequence ATGAGTATCCAGCTTAATAACATAACCAAGAATTTTGGTGGGCGAACTGTTCTGAACGATCTGGGGCTGAAGATCAAAAATGGCGAGTTTCATGTGATTTTAGGCCCCAGCGGTGAAGGAAAAAGCTCGTTGCTGGCCATTATCGCCGGATTGCTCAAGCCGGATCGTGGCGAAATCTGGATAGGAGACCGGCAGATCAACAGTTTTCCGCCTCGGAAAAGGCCGGTCGGTTTCGTTTTTCAGGACTTTGCCCTTTTCCCACATCTTACTGTCTTTGACAATGTTGCCTATGGGCTGCGTGCCGCAGGGTTAAAAAGTAGCTGCATCAAAGAACGGGTAAATCGCCATCTGCATCTGGTGGGAATGTCCGATCATAGGAGTAAATATCCGGTCACCCTGAGCGGCGGAGAAAAGCAACGGGTCGCTCTGGCCAGGGCGCTGGCGATCGAGCCGGAGGTGTTGCTGCTGGACGAACCTCTGAGTCATCTGGATGTGTCGCTCAAGGAGCAATTGACCGATGAGTTGAAGTGCATCCAGCGGGAATCCGGCGTCACGACCCTGTATGTCACCCATGATAAAATGGAGGCCATGACCCTTGCCAACCGGGTTTCCGTGCTTCACCGGGGACGTATTGAACAGGTGGAAGAGCCGGATAAGGTGTTTTATCAACCCAAGACACCTTTTGTGGCTTCCTTCGTCGGTTCCAAGAATATCCTGAATGTCCGGTTGGTCGATCTGAAGGAAAGCACGGCGACCTTCGATATCGTTCATCCCGAATTAAGGGAAAGACTGCAGATCGATGTGAAAAGGTATCCCGTTTTTACAAGGAAAAAGGAGCTTTCGCTTTGCCTGCATCCGGAAAAAATCAAACTGTGCCGGGAGGTGCGGCCGGCGAATTGTTTTGCCGGTCAGGTGGTCAAGGTCGATTCCAGGGGGGCGTTTTTCGAAGTTACCGTCGATGTTTCCGGGCTCTTGTTGACCGCATCGATACCCAAGGCTGGTTCCATGGAGTTGACGGGTGACATCCAGGTCTGTTTTTCACCCGATGCCTTCCATCCTCTGTGCGGCAGGTGCCATTCTCTGCCTGAATATCTACGGGATTTTGAATGCATTAAGCATGTAGAGGCGTAA
- a CDS encoding ABC transporter permease, with protein sequence MVNTKDAQALGFDLVVALITSIFFTFVVCVLLALVATTSLHEFWFQVRSPQVFSTVWISLQTSLAVVFLAFFLGFPIAYLLALKDFKGKVLLDTLLDLPIVMPPLVSGLALLILLSGEGLVGGWLNRWHIDLIFTKKGIVLAQLFVAAPFFIKTVRESIAAIPKNLLAASATLNASSMFTLVHLIFPLCKKGIWTGLVMTWARALGEFGATSMVAGCIPQQTETMTVSIYMQAMSGGLETATAIALILMVFSFVFLLIVKTRFGQKDEYPA encoded by the coding sequence ATGGTGAATACAAAAGACGCACAGGCCCTGGGTTTCGATCTTGTTGTTGCCTTGATAACCAGTATCTTCTTCACTTTCGTCGTGTGCGTTCTGCTGGCACTGGTCGCGACGACATCGTTGCATGAATTCTGGTTTCAGGTGCGATCACCGCAGGTTTTTTCAACGGTCTGGATCAGCCTGCAGACCTCTCTGGCGGTCGTTTTCCTGGCGTTTTTTCTCGGGTTTCCCATCGCCTACCTTTTAGCCTTGAAAGACTTCAAGGGGAAGGTTCTGCTGGATACGCTGCTCGATCTGCCGATTGTCATGCCTCCGTTGGTCTCGGGACTGGCCCTGTTGATCCTGCTGAGCGGGGAAGGGCTGGTCGGAGGCTGGTTGAACCGTTGGCACATCGATCTCATTTTCACCAAAAAGGGGATTGTCCTTGCTCAACTTTTTGTGGCGGCGCCGTTTTTCATCAAAACGGTCCGGGAGAGTATCGCCGCGATCCCCAAGAACCTGCTGGCGGCCTCCGCCACCCTGAACGCTTCTTCGATGTTTACCCTCGTGCACCTGATCTTCCCTTTGTGTAAAAAGGGCATCTGGACAGGATTGGTCATGACCTGGGCGCGGGCCCTCGGAGAATTCGGAGCAACCTCCATGGTGGCCGGTTGCATTCCGCAGCAAACCGAGACCATGACCGTTTCGATTTACATGCAGGCCATGAGCGGTGGGCTTGAGACGGCTACTGCCATTGCTCTTATCCTCATGGTTTTCTCCTTTGTGTTTCTACTGATTGTGAAAACCAGATTCGGTCAAAAAGATGAGTATCCAGCTTAA
- a CDS encoding aldo/keto reductase yields the protein MKYRKMGRSGCEVSILGFGCMRLPIIGGDEAAIDVPKADRMLRSAIDKGVNYLDTAYPYHKGESEKFLGRALSGGLRDKVHLATKLPSWAVETAADFDRFLNEQLERLQTDHIEFYLLHALKADWWDKLRHLGVLEFLDRAIRDGRIGAAGFSFHDELPLFKQIVDAYDWSFCQIQYNYMDEQIQAGREGLDYAADRGLGVVIMEPLRGGHLARESAPDIQKLWDAAPVRRTPAEWALRWVWDHPGVTSVLSGMNEPAQLEENCRIADQASPLSLSDQELTVIGQVRDTLRKRIKVPCTACGYCMPCPSGVNIPRIFNLYNDRFIYGDSGFPHRMYTITMNAAELASNCTRCGLCEKHCPQHIRIMDMLEECHRTLSENPDD from the coding sequence ATGAAATATCGAAAGATGGGTCGTTCCGGGTGCGAAGTCTCGATTCTCGGTTTTGGCTGCATGCGTCTGCCGATCATCGGCGGCGATGAGGCCGCGATCGACGTACCGAAAGCGGATCGGATGCTAAGAAGCGCCATCGATAAAGGGGTCAATTACCTGGATACGGCTTATCCCTATCATAAAGGCGAGAGCGAAAAATTTCTCGGCCGGGCGTTGAGTGGCGGTTTGCGCGACAAGGTGCATCTGGCGACCAAACTGCCGTCCTGGGCGGTGGAAACGGCGGCCGATTTCGATCGCTTTCTCAACGAACAGTTGGAGCGCTTGCAAACCGACCACATCGAGTTCTACCTGCTGCATGCCCTTAAGGCCGACTGGTGGGATAAACTCCGCCATCTCGGCGTGCTCGAGTTTCTTGACCGGGCGATCCGCGACGGCCGCATCGGCGCTGCCGGGTTTTCCTTCCATGACGAGTTGCCCTTATTCAAGCAGATCGTGGATGCCTATGACTGGAGTTTTTGCCAGATTCAGTACAACTATATGGACGAGCAGATTCAGGCGGGCAGGGAAGGGCTGGATTACGCCGCCGATCGCGGCCTGGGCGTGGTGATTATGGAGCCGTTGCGCGGCGGTCACCTGGCCCGCGAGAGTGCTCCCGATATCCAGAAGCTCTGGGATGCGGCTCCGGTTCGCCGAACCCCGGCGGAGTGGGCATTGCGCTGGGTCTGGGATCATCCCGGCGTCACTTCGGTGCTCAGCGGTATGAACGAGCCCGCGCAGCTCGAGGAAAACTGTCGGATTGCCGATCAGGCCTCGCCCCTTTCGCTGTCCGACCAGGAGCTAACCGTAATCGGACAGGTTCGCGATACTCTGCGCAAACGCATCAAGGTACCCTGTACCGCCTGCGGCTACTGTATGCCGTGCCCGTCCGGGGTCAACATTCCGCGTATCTTCAATCTTTACAATGACCGCTTCATCTACGGTGACTCAGGCTTTCCTCATCGCATGTACACCATCACCATGAATGCCGCCGAATTGGCCAGCAACTGCACTCGTTGCGGTTTATGCGAAAAGCACTGTCCCCAGCACATTCGCATCATGGATATGTTGGAGGAGTGCCATCGAACCCTTTCGGAAAATCCGGACGATTGA
- a CDS encoding sigma-54-dependent Fis family transcriptional regulator — MQVLTAAELREHTRPIERFTRIAKVAVQRLHRQVADLGYATLLCDSDGVTVDWQGDKRFSRQWKDCGLYLGAVWKERQEGTCGVGTALVEQVPLTIHGGDHFRAKNANLTCSCAPILSPSGKPLGVIDVSSFRSTRSKDRQHFALQLVMQSARMIESAYFLSQFEEQWVLRLSLERELAEVASGCLVALDGDGCILAADRVACSVLAEELGGASLVGKPIGDVFDVDFEKLLEMLSGSSMVLPLHTQKTGHQIFASLRCPQTHSAKPVTRAEISTLRNKKVPAEGEPFTLDYLAGEDSSLKERVERIKRVMDKPIPILLNGETGTGKEMFAQAIHHASRRAGKPFVAVNCAAIPESLIESELFGYKEGAFTGARCKGMRGKILQSDGGTLFLDEIGDMPASLQPRLLRVLAEREVTPLGGETPIPVDLHVICATHRNVKDMVACGALREDLYYRLNGVSFELPPLRQRSDIECLIGDVLAIEAGNSVEPVAIADKAMRIMADFPWPGNIRQLRNALRYALAVCEKGVITCADLPVDIIYSQDPKDAMVSCLPLQALGCLSETAEPEPSSSSVDEVIGGLSAMQQAERQVILEALQKHKWQVSRAVKELGISRATIYRKMDKYGIIPPNKQ; from the coding sequence GTGCAGGTTCTGACGGCTGCCGAATTGCGGGAGCATACCCGGCCCATCGAACGTTTTACGCGTATTGCCAAAGTGGCGGTGCAGAGACTGCACCGCCAGGTCGCGGATTTGGGCTATGCGACCCTTCTGTGTGATTCCGACGGTGTCACCGTTGACTGGCAGGGCGACAAGCGTTTTTCGCGGCAGTGGAAAGATTGCGGGTTGTATCTCGGAGCCGTGTGGAAAGAACGTCAGGAGGGTACCTGCGGGGTTGGTACTGCACTGGTTGAACAGGTTCCGCTAACGATACACGGGGGGGATCACTTTCGCGCCAAAAATGCCAACCTTACCTGTTCCTGTGCCCCTATCTTAAGCCCGAGCGGCAAGCCTTTGGGGGTCATCGATGTTTCGTCCTTTCGTTCCACCCGCTCCAAAGATCGGCAGCATTTCGCCTTGCAGTTGGTGATGCAGTCCGCACGTATGATCGAATCAGCGTACTTTCTCAGTCAATTCGAAGAACAATGGGTGTTGCGGCTCAGCCTGGAACGGGAACTCGCCGAGGTTGCCAGTGGCTGCCTGGTCGCCCTGGATGGCGATGGTTGCATTCTGGCAGCGGATCGGGTCGCCTGTTCCGTCCTGGCGGAAGAACTCGGCGGCGCGAGCCTGGTCGGGAAACCGATCGGGGATGTGTTCGATGTCGATTTTGAGAAACTGCTGGAAATGTTATCCGGATCCAGTATGGTTCTGCCCCTTCATACGCAAAAAACGGGACACCAGATATTCGCTTCACTGCGGTGTCCGCAGACCCATTCCGCCAAGCCGGTTACCAGGGCCGAGATATCGACTTTACGGAATAAAAAGGTTCCTGCTGAGGGTGAACCCTTCACTCTTGATTATCTGGCAGGAGAGGATAGCAGTCTCAAGGAGCGTGTTGAGCGCATCAAGCGTGTCATGGATAAGCCTATTCCGATTTTACTTAACGGGGAAACCGGCACCGGGAAAGAAATGTTCGCCCAGGCCATCCACCATGCCAGCCGCCGGGCCGGCAAACCGTTCGTGGCGGTTAACTGCGCCGCGATTCCTGAATCGCTCATTGAGAGTGAATTGTTCGGCTACAAAGAAGGCGCTTTTACCGGAGCGCGCTGCAAGGGGATGCGGGGCAAGATCCTGCAATCGGATGGGGGGACCCTGTTCCTCGATGAAATCGGTGATATGCCTGCCAGTCTGCAACCGCGTTTGCTGAGAGTGCTTGCGGAGCGGGAGGTCACGCCCCTGGGCGGGGAGACCCCCATTCCCGTCGATCTGCATGTGATATGCGCAACCCACCGTAATGTTAAAGATATGGTGGCTTGCGGCGCGTTGCGCGAAGATCTCTATTATCGCCTCAATGGCGTATCCTTCGAACTTCCGCCTTTGCGTCAACGTTCGGATATTGAGTGTCTGATCGGCGATGTGTTGGCCATCGAAGCAGGAAACAGTGTCGAGCCAGTGGCTATTGCCGACAAGGCTATGCGTATCATGGCCGATTTTCCCTGGCCCGGCAATATCCGTCAGTTGCGTAATGCCCTGCGTTATGCCTTGGCGGTCTGCGAAAAAGGTGTCATCACCTGCGCCGATCTGCCGGTCGATATTATTTATTCGCAGGATCCTAAGGATGCGATGGTTTCGTGCCTTCCTTTGCAGGCTTTGGGTTGTTTGTCTGAAACAGCCGAGCCGGAGCCTTCTTCTTCTTCTGTTGATGAAGTTATTGGCGGGCTTAGCGCCATGCAACAGGCTGAACGTCAGGTGATCCTGGAAGCGCTGCAAAAACATAAGTGGCAGGTTTCTCGTGCGGTGAAAGAGCTAGGCATCAGTCGGGCAACGATCTATCGAAAAATGGATAAATACGGCATCATCCCGCCAAACAAGCAGTGA
- a CDS encoding Rossmann-like domain-containing protein, translating into MFYRQLQEKFLALATQNNLLDEEITIKTKILKTAEAIGNPDRQDYPLLKGKEFLMEATYGEARGQAYTDAPSEFTGPLADIIRLELKDTKQRALFIACLNAIMRYLEPELGTVHCKNNEPEECATEIGEFVEKLAPSFVGLVGLQPAILESLAKRLGPEKVTCVDRDEEFRGKSKFGVPIVWGDSKSMTDMFVKADLVLATGSTIVNGSLPEILALAEEHNVPVHFYGTSVAGAAHLLGLNRLCFCPT; encoded by the coding sequence ATGTTTTATCGTCAACTACAGGAGAAATTTCTAGCACTCGCAACGCAAAACAACCTCCTGGATGAAGAAATCACGATCAAAACCAAAATTCTGAAAACTGCGGAGGCCATCGGCAATCCGGATCGGCAGGACTATCCCTTGCTGAAGGGCAAGGAATTCCTTATGGAAGCCACCTACGGGGAAGCCAGGGGGCAGGCTTATACCGACGCGCCTTCTGAGTTTACCGGACCTTTGGCGGATATTATTCGCCTGGAGCTGAAAGATACCAAGCAACGAGCCCTGTTTATCGCCTGTCTCAATGCCATCATGCGTTATCTGGAGCCGGAACTGGGGACCGTTCATTGTAAAAACAACGAGCCGGAAGAATGTGCCACGGAAATTGGCGAATTCGTCGAAAAGTTAGCGCCCTCGTTTGTCGGGCTTGTCGGCCTGCAGCCGGCGATTCTGGAAAGCCTGGCAAAGCGTCTGGGGCCCGAAAAGGTGACCTGCGTGGATCGGGATGAGGAATTCCGCGGGAAGAGCAAATTCGGTGTGCCGATCGTATGGGGAGACAGCAAGTCTATGACAGACATGTTCGTCAAGGCCGATCTTGTTCTGGCGACGGGGTCCACCATTGTGAACGGTTCGTTGCCGGAGATCCTTGCACTGGCCGAGGAGCATAATGTGCCGGTTCACTTTTACGGAACATCGGTTGCGGGAGCCGCCCATCTGCTGGGATTAAACCGTTTGTGTTTCTGCCCGACTTAA
- the modA gene encoding molybdate ABC transporter substrate-binding protein, translated as MKKLILMFFILMTTTWPHTGWADDSLLVFAGAGMRAALDEVAMQFEAESGIRVIHDYEGSGRLASKILAGQKPDVFIPGAEKWAKLLKEKGFVKTYFGLAQHVPVILTPANNTKVNSLQDFTKHDVRLVLGDPKACAIGRNGGCLLKKAGLDESGLNVVSRGVTVKQLVRWIEFGNGDATIAWHADGFHNDKVRIVPIPEEVNCVDIVPVCTMTDASHPEAAARYLEYLAAHGSKVFAKFGFKSAK; from the coding sequence ATGAAAAAATTGATCCTTATGTTTTTTATTCTTATGACAACGACCTGGCCCCATACCGGATGGGCCGATGACTCTCTGCTGGTATTTGCCGGAGCCGGCATGCGTGCAGCTCTGGATGAGGTTGCCATGCAGTTCGAGGCCGAGTCCGGGATCCGGGTTATTCACGATTACGAAGGGTCCGGACGTCTGGCCAGCAAAATCCTGGCCGGGCAAAAACCGGATGTCTTCATTCCGGGAGCGGAAAAGTGGGCCAAACTGCTTAAGGAAAAAGGCTTTGTCAAAACCTACTTCGGTCTGGCCCAGCATGTGCCGGTGATACTTACGCCTGCAAACAACACAAAAGTAAACAGTCTGCAGGATTTTACCAAACACGATGTTCGCCTGGTGCTGGGGGATCCCAAGGCCTGCGCCATCGGCAGAAACGGCGGCTGCCTGTTGAAAAAGGCGGGATTGGATGAAAGCGGACTGAACGTGGTCTCGAGAGGGGTGACGGTGAAGCAATTGGTTCGCTGGATCGAATTCGGCAATGGGGACGCCACCATCGCATGGCATGCCGACGGCTTCCATAACGATAAGGTGAGGATCGTTCCCATCCCGGAAGAAGTCAATTGTGTCGATATCGTTCCGGTGTGTACGATGACGGACGCATCCCATCCCGAAGCGGCCGCCAGGTATCTGGAATACCTTGCCGCTCATGGTAGTAAAGTTTTCGCAAAATTCGGTTTCAAGAGTGCGAAATAG